In a single window of the Acyrthosiphon pisum isolate AL4f chromosome X, pea_aphid_22Mar2018_4r6ur, whole genome shotgun sequence genome:
- the LOC100167976 gene encoding piwi-like protein Siwi isoform X2 — protein MEPIRPSRGKTRAKAPGMAPPTGITQQRAPRLLGPRLGMHGDYVPKPRISVDDLAHIQDPMAEVQQITEGLKNLCAEAALVPLGRGAMRGRRQIEEHFKTPVRPQSSLGVIGKQGTSGQPVKLLANYFPITSYTNWSLYQYRVDFSPEEDRISTKRGLLGQHRELLGGYLFDGTMLFSGTRYDPSTFELTSTRRQDNQIVMILVKFTNVIETGDYANIQVFNLLLRNCLRHLKLTMIGRNFYDPDAKIDMAQHKLQLWPGYETTIGRYEDNILLCAEISTKVMRQETVLDFLNQCATDRNRNKDWMINFKIGVIGTTVMTKYNNETYRIDDIDENADPNSEFSKKDGSKMTYLQYYKEKWNIKICGGRQPMLISKNKKSVRRFGAEDTLVYLVPELCIMTGLTDAMRNNFTLMKDMAIHTRVNPKERVERLTNFANRLLSTPDSVTELKIWNLTLSNKLVELTGRTLQPEPIQSRSKGYNGGEEADWTKHLRSLPMFTSATVKNWYILAPRDCCREVEVFAQSLLKAAQGMTFLLPRPVISPLVDGKSNTFLINLEKVINESNPSLILCVIPSARGDIYSMIKRKLCIDRAVPSQVVLLKNVQKNNLSVCTKIAIQINCKLGGAPWLVTIPKKGMMIVGFDVCHDSQRKNISFGALVSTMNDSHTSYFSCVEPHESGEELSVHFATGISKALNKYRCKNGKLPTSIVVYRDGVGEGQISHVQKTEVRLMQTACEKFYGASSVPFAFVIVTKRISARFFAPSNRGPENPRPGTIIDGIVTDPTKYDFFLVSQNVRQGTVTPTYYQVIEDTLGLPPDIMQRLTYKLTHMYYNWSGTVRVPAPCQLAHKLAFLTGQSLRRPSNIGLDELLYFL, from the exons ATGGAACCCATAAGACCATCAAGGGGAAAAACCCGTGCAAAAGCCCCTGGAATGGCACCACCTACTGGCATAACCCAGCAAAGAGCCCCTAGACTACTAGGGCCAAGACTTGGGATGCATGGTGATTATGTACCAAAGCCTAGAATATCTGTTGATGATTTGGCCCATATACAAGACCCTATGGCAGAA gtgcaACAAATTACAGAAGGCCTCAAAAATTTGTGTGCAG AAGCTGCACTAGTACCGTTAGGACGTGGAGCAATGCGAGGGCGAAGACAGATTGAGGAACATTTTAAAACACCTGTAAGACCTCAATCTTCATTAGGTGTTATTGGAAAACAAG GAACTTCTGGACAGCCAGTAAAAttattggcaaattattttcctATTACATCATATACAAATTGGTCTTTGTATCAATATCGAGTTGATTTCAGTCCTGAAGAGGATAGAATTAGTACTAAAAGAGGATTATTGGGTCAGCATCGAGAACTATTAGGAGGATATTTGTTTGATGGTACCATGTTATTTTCTGGCACTCGATATGATCCATCT ACTTTTGAACTTACATCTACACGTCGCCAGGATAACCAAATTGTAATGATTCTGGTAAAATTCACCAATGTAATAGAAACTGGTGATTACGCCAACATTCAAGTTTTTAACTTGCTGTTACGCAACTGTCTACGACATCTAAAATTAACGATGATTGGCAGAAACTTTTACGATCCAGATGccaaa ATTGATATGGCTCAACATAAGCTTCAACTTTGGCCGGGTTATGAAACAACTATTGGCAGGtatgaagataatattttactctgTGCAGAAATTTCAACAAAAGTCATGCGCCAAGAAACAGTATTGGACTTTTTAAACCAGTGCGCCACTGATAGAAATAGAAACAAAGACTGGATG ataaactttaaaattggtGTCATTGGTACCACAGTTATGACAAAATACAATAACGAAACATACAGAATCGATGACATTGACGAAAATGCTGACCCTAATTCTGAATTCAGTAAAAAAGATGGGTCTAAAATGACttacttacaatattacaaaGAA AAATGGAACATAAAAATTTGTGGTGGCAGACAACCGATGttgatttcaaaaaataaaaaatctgtgAGACGATTCGGAGCTGAAGATACGTTGGTATATCTTGTTCCAGAATTATGCATAATGACTGGTTTAACTGATGCCATGAG aaataatttcacACTTATGAAAGATATGGCCATACATACTCGTGTGAATCCCAAAGAACGCGTGGAAAGATTAACAAATTTTGCAAATAGACTTCTTTCCACACCagat tctgtGACCGAATTGAAAATTTGGAATCTAACGTTAAGTAACAAGTTGGTGGAACTAACTGGTCGTACATTACAACCAGAACCAATTCAAAGTCGTTCGAAAGGCTATAATGGCGGCGAAGAAGCCGATTGGACAAAGCATTTACGCTCTTTACCAATGTTTACCTCTGCCACTGTAAAGAATTGGTACATTCTAGCTCCTAGAGATTGTTGCCGTGAAGTTGAAGTATTCGCTCAAAGTCTACTAAAAGCAGCACAAGGAATGACATTCTTATTACCCAGGCccgttat ATCCCCTTTGGTTGATGggaaatcaaatacatttttgatcaaTCTGGAAAAAGTAATTAATGAATCGAATCCGTCATTGATTTTATGTGTTATTCCGTCAGCACGTGGTGATATTTATAGTATGATTAAAAGAAAACTATGTATTGATAGAGCAG tacCGTCCCAAGTAGTACTGTTAAAAAATGTGCAAAAGAACAATTTGTCTGTTTGTACAAAAATtgctatacaaataaattgtaaactcGGAGGTGCCCCTTGGCTAGTTACCATTcctaaaaaa gGGATGATGATAGTTGGTTTTGATGTTTGTCATGATAGCCAGCGGAAAAACATATCATTTGGAGCATTGGTATCAACTATGAATGATTCTCACACAAGTTACTTCAGTTGTGTGGAACCGCATGAAAGTGGAGAGGAACTATCTGTTCATTTTGCCACAGGCATAAGCA AGGCATTGAACAAGTATAGGTGTAAAAATGGTAAATTACCTACTTCCATAGTTGTATATAGAGATGGTGTTGGAGAAGGCCAAATATCGCATGTCCAGAAGACAGAAGTTAGACTTATGCAG actgcTTGTGAGAAATTTTATGGGGCGAGTTCTGTCCCATTTGCATTTGTTATAGTCACGAAACGAATTAGTGCAAGATTTTTTGCTCCCAGTAATAGAGGGCCTGAAAATCCTCGACCCGGTACAATTATTGATGGCATTGTTACAGACCCAACTAA GTACGATTTCTTTTTGGTATCACAAAATGTAAGACAGGGTACTGTAACTCCTACATATTATCAAGTTATTGAAGATACACTTGGGCTTCCTCCCGATATAATGCAAAGACTTACATACAAGTTGACCCATAT
- the LOC100167976 gene encoding piwi-like protein Siwi isoform X1 yields MEPIRPSRGKTRAKAPGMAPPTGITQQRAPRLLGPRLGMHGDYVPKPRISVDDLAHIQDPMAEVQQITEGLKNLCAEAALVPLGRGAMRGRRQIEEHFKTPVRPQSSLGVIGKQGTSGQPVKLLANYFPITSYTNWSLYQYRVDFSPEEDRISTKRGLLGQHRELLGGYLFDGTMLFSGTRYDPSTFELTSTRRQDNQIVMILVKFTNVIETGDYANIQVFNLLLRNCLRHLKLTMIGRNFYDPDAKIDMAQHKLQLWPGYETTIGRYEDNILLCAEISTKVMRQETVLDFLNQCATDRNRNKDWMINFKIGVIGTTVMTKYNNETYRIDDIDENADPNSEFSKKDGSKMTYLQYYKEKWNIKICGGRQPMLISKNKKSVRRFGAEDTLVYLVPELCIMTGLTDAMRNNFTLMKDMAIHTRVNPKERVERLTNFANRLLSTPDSVTELKIWNLTLSNKLVELTGRTLQPEPIQSRSKGYNGGEEADWTKHLRSLPMFTSATVKNWYILAPRDCCREVEVFAQSLLKAAQGMTFLLPRPVISPLVDGKSNTFLINLEKVINESNPSLILCVIPSARGDIYSMIKRKLCIDRAVPSQVVLLKNVQKNNLSVCTKIAIQINCKLGGAPWLVTIPKKGMMIVGFDVCHDSQRKNISFGALVSTMNDSHTSYFSCVEPHESGEELSVHFATGISKALNKYRCKNGKLPTSIVVYRDGVGEGQISHVQKTEVRLMQTACEKFYGASSVPFAFVIVTKRISARFFAPSNRGPENPRPGTIIDGIVTDPTKYDFFLVSQNVRQGTVTPTYYQVIEDTLGLPPDIMQRLTYKLTHMYYNWSGTVRVPAPCQLAHKLAFLTGQSLRRPSNIGLDELLYFL; encoded by the exons ATGGAACCCATAAGACCATCAAGGGGAAAAACCCGTGCAAAAGCCCCTGGAATGGCACCACCTACTGGCATAACCCAGCAAAGAGCCCCTAGACTACTAGGGCCAAGACTTGGGATGCATGGTGATTATGTACCAAAGCCTAGAATATCTGTTGATGATTTGGCCCATATACAAGACCCTATGGCAGAA gtgcaACAAATTACAGAAGGCCTCAAAAATTTGTGTGCAG AAGCTGCACTAGTACCGTTAGGACGTGGAGCAATGCGAGGGCGAAGACAGATTGAGGAACATTTTAAAACACCTGTAAGACCTCAATCTTCATTAGGCGTTATTGGAAAACAAG GAACTTCTGGACAGCCAGTAAAAttattggcaaattattttcctATTACATCATATACAAATTGGTCTTTGTATCAATATCGAGTTGATTTCAGTCCTGAAGAGGATAGAATTAGTACTAAAAGAGGATTATTGGGTCAGCATCGAGAACTATTAGGAGGATATTTGTTTGATGGTACCATGTTATTTTCTGGCACTCGATATGATCCATCT ACTTTTGAACTTACATCTACACGTCGCCAGGATAACCAAATTGTAATGATTCTGGTAAAATTCACCAATGTAATAGAAACTGGTGATTACGCCAACATTCAAGTTTTTAACTTGCTGTTACGCAACTGTCTACGACATCTAAAATTAACGATGATTGGCAGAAACTTTTACGATCCAGATGccaaa ATTGATATGGCTCAACATAAGCTTCAACTTTGGCCGGGTTATGAAACAACTATTGGCAGGtatgaagataatattttactctgTGCAGAAATTTCAACAAAAGTCATGCGCCAAGAAACAGTATTGGACTTTTTAAACCAGTGCGCCACTGATAGAAATAGAAACAAAGACTGGATG ataaactttaaaattggtGTCATTGGTACCACAGTTATGACAAAATACAATAACGAAACATACAGAATCGATGACATTGACGAAAATGCTGACCCTAATTCTGAATTCAGTAAAAAAGATGGGTCTAAAATGACttacttacaatattacaaaGAA AAATGGAACATAAAAATTTGTGGTGGCAGACAACCGATGttgatttcaaaaaataaaaaatctgtgAGACGATTCGGAGCTGAAGATACGTTGGTATATCTTGTTCCAGAATTATGCATAATGACTGGTTTAACTGATGCCATGAG aaataatttcacACTTATGAAAGATATGGCCATACATACTCGTGTGAATCCCAAAGAACGCGTGGAAAGATTAACAAATTTTGCAAATAGACTTCTTTCCACACCagat tctgtGACCGAATTGAAAATTTGGAATCTAACGTTAAGTAACAAGTTGGTGGAACTAACTGGTCGTACATTACAACCAGAACCAATTCAAAGTCGTTCGAAAGGCTATAATGGCGGCGAAGAAGCCGATTGGACAAAGCATTTACGCTCTTTACCAATGTTTACCTCTGCCACTGTAAAGAATTGGTACATTCTAGCTCCTAGAGATTGTTGCCGTGAAGTTGAAGTATTCGCTCAAAGTCTACTAAAAGCAGCACAAGGAATGACATTCTTATTACCCAGGCccgttat ATCCCCTTTGGTTGATGggaaatcaaatacatttttgatcaaTCTGGAAAAAGTAATTAATGAATCGAATCCGTCATTGATTTTATGTGTTATTCCGTCAGCACGTGGTGATATTTATAGTATGATTAAAAGAAAACTATGTATTGATAGAGCAG tacCGTCCCAAGTAGTACTGTTAAAAAATGTGCAAAAGAACAATTTGTCTGTTTGTACAAAAATtgctatacaaataaattgtaaactcGGAGGTGCCCCTTGGCTAGTTACCATTcctaaaaaa gGGATGATGATAGTTGGTTTTGATGTTTGTCATGATAGCCAGCGGAAAAACATATCATTTGGAGCATTGGTATCAACTATGAATGATTCTCACACAAGTTACTTCAGTTGTGTGGAACCGCATGAAAGTGGAGAGGAACTATCTGTTCATTTTGCCACAGGCATAAGCA AGGCATTGAACAAGTATAGGTGTAAAAATGGTAAATTACCTACTTCCATAGTTGTATATAGAGATGGTGTTGGAGAAGGCCAAATATCGCATGTCCAGAAGACAGAAGTTAGACTTATGCAG actgcTTGTGAGAAATTTTATGGGGCGAGTTCTGTCCCATTTGCATTTGTTATAGTCACGAAACGAATTAGTGCAAGATTTTTTGCTCCCAGTAATAGAGGGCCTGAAAATCCTCGACCCGGTACAATTATTGATGGCATTGTTACAGACCCAACTAA GTACGATTTCTTTTTGGTATCACAAAATGTAAGACAGGGTACTGTAACTCCTACATATTATCAAGTTATTGAAGATACACTTGGGCTTCCTCCCGATATAATGCAAAGACTTACATACAAGTTGACCCATAT